The following are encoded together in the Oceanobacillus zhaokaii genome:
- a CDS encoding ArsR/SmtB family transcription factor produces MKQIMTIETYNQLKAIGDPLRAEMMMYLCEGPYTGQQLSETLDIPRGKIHYHLKELEKNNIIEIVKKEEKNGIVQKFYRSVANGFTISEELLPFHEVDQTTRQIIYSMIDRAKKRVQTAPKEAFEKKNNSENPEDWGYMSTAMEIEASEAQFKQWTNKYFALMDELEKMGEETEEEKNIYYFFNLGFQVQEFAFKKREKKDS; encoded by the coding sequence ATGAAACAAATTATGACAATCGAAACATATAATCAATTAAAGGCTATCGGTGACCCGCTACGTGCAGAGATGATGATGTATCTTTGTGAAGGTCCCTATACTGGGCAACAACTTTCAGAGACATTGGATATCCCAAGAGGAAAAATCCACTATCATCTAAAAGAACTTGAAAAAAACAACATCATCGAAATAGTAAAAAAAGAAGAAAAAAATGGCATCGTACAAAAGTTTTATCGTTCCGTTGCTAATGGCTTCACAATTTCCGAAGAACTGCTTCCATTCCATGAAGTTGACCAAACGACAAGACAAATCATTTACAGTATGATTGATCGCGCGAAAAAGAGGGTGCAAACAGCGCCAAAGGAAGCTTTTGAAAAGAAAAATAATAGCGAGAATCCAGAAGATTGGGGCTATATGTCAACAGCAATGGAAATTGAAGCTAGTGAAGCACAATTTAAACAATGGACTAATAAATATTTTGCATTAATGGATGAACTCGAAAAAATGGGTGAGGAAACTGAAGAAGAAAAAAATATCTATTATTTCTTTAATCTGGGCTTCCAAGTACAAGAATTTGCATTTAAAAAACGTGAGAAAAAAGATTCCTAA